In Raphanus sativus cultivar WK10039 chromosome 5, ASM80110v3, whole genome shotgun sequence, the following proteins share a genomic window:
- the LOC108862728 gene encoding probable beta-1,3-galactosyltransferase 8: protein MRPKAASGKAIIVLCLASFLAGSLFMSRSLSRSYVSEEEDQHLVKHLSKRLEVQKDCDEHKRKLIESKSRDIIGEVSKTHQAVKALERTMSTLELELAAGRTSHRNSEFWSEKSAKNQSLQKAFAVIGINTAFSSKKRRDSVRQTWMPTGEKLKKIEKEKGIVVRFVIGHSATPGGVLDKAIDEEDSEYKDFLRLKHIEGYHQLSTKTRLYFSTAAAMWDAEFYVKVDDDVHVNLGMLVTTLARYQSRPRVYIGCMKSGPVLSLKGVKYHEPEFWKFGEEGNKYFRHATGQIYAISKDLAAYISTNQGILHRYANEDVSLGAWMLGLEVEHVDERSMCCGTPPDCQWKAQAGNVCAASFDWSCSGICKSVDRMARVHRACAEGDTPLSNFRFFF, encoded by the exons ATGAGGCCCAAAGCTGCTTCAGGAAAAGCCATAATAGTGCTGTGCCTCGCTAGCTTTCTTGCAGGCTCACTGTTCATGAGTCGATCTTTGAGTCGCTCTTACGTGTCTGAAGAAGAGGATCAACATCTCGTAAAGCATTTGTCTAAACGTTTAGAAGTTCAAAAGGACTGCGATGAACATAAACGC AAATTGATAGAAAGCAAATCCAGAGACATAATAGGAGAAGTATCAAAAACCCACCAAGCAGTAAA AGCATTGGAGAGAACTATGTCAACGTTGGAGCTGGAGTTAGCAGCAGGACGTACCAGCCATAGAAACAGTGAGTTCTGGAGCGAAAAGAGCGCGAAAAACCAGAGTCTACAAAAAGCGTTTGCAGTGATAGGCATCAACACAGCATTCAGCAGCAAGAAGAGACGAGATTCGGTGAGGCAGACATGGATGCCAACAGGAGAAAAGCTGAAGAAAATCGAGAAAGAGAAAGGGATTGTTGTAAG gTTTGTGATAGGACACAGTGCAACACCAGGAGGAGTATTAGACAAAGCCATAGATGAAGAAGATTCAGAGTATAAAGATTTCTTGAGACTAAAACACATTGAAGGATATCACCAGCTCTCTACAAAGACAAGACTCTACTTCTCAACAGCAGCAGCAATGTGGGACGCAGAGTTCTACGTGAAGGTAGACGACGACGTACATGTCAACTTAGGAATGCTCGTTACCACACTAGCGAGATATCAATCAAGACCGAGGGTTTACATTGGATGCATGAAGTCTGGTCCGGTTCTTTCACTAAA GGGAGTGAAGTACCACGAGCCAGAGTTCTGGAAGTTTGGAGAAGAAGGGAACAAGTACTTCAGACATGCGACTGGACAGATCTACGCAATCTCTAAAGACTTAGCTGCGTACATCTCTACTAACCA AGGAATACTGCACAGGTACGCGAACGAGGACGTGTCGTTAGGAGCGTGGATGCTAGGGTTAGAGGTGGAGCATGTGGACGAGAGGTCAATGTGTTGCGGGACGCCACCGGATTGTCAGTGGAAAGCGCAGGCCGGGAACGTGTGTGCTGCGTCGTTCGATTGGTCATGCAGTGGGATTTGTAAGTCGGTTGATCGGATGGCACGTGTGCACCGCGCTTGCGCGGAAGGAGACACTCCTCTCTCTAATTTTCGCTTCTTCTTCTGA
- the LOC108860960 gene encoding putative F-box protein At3g17500 has product MTREALRLLDLPWDLVLEILYRVPATSLGRLSFTCKRWNALFKDDEFIKKHLDKAAKQRMVLMSIDSRKVCSMNVNLDGIHHDNSVDPQTKLLNLKDFHCREQFKIYNIFHCDGLLLCITWDKRLVVWNPCTGQIRWIPFCDRYKEHSEFALGYDNNKSCQTYKILRCCWDFLAAEPQDVDSGVYDFESHSWKDLNDVFPNNCRRIISKGVSLKGNIYWIANIDDEEDLLLSFDFSTEKYTCLSIRFWSGHHDFIPTTLSVVREERLVVLYSSYSHPRKIEIWMTTHDKIDQATLVSWSKFLSLELDENNPQMDLSCDITFFIDEEKKAAVLCDMECINKRDTDMVYIVGEENRFMKIPLGANRCSLGSVIHNYVPSLVRIQQGGVMTRERKRKNRH; this is encoded by the coding sequence ATGACAAGAGAGGCATTGAGATTGCTCGATCTTCCATGGGATTTGGTACTTGAGATACTCTATAGAGTTCCGGCTACATCTCTGGGACGATTAAGTTTTACTTGCAAGCGATGGAACGCTCTATTCAAAGATGACGAGTTCATCAAGAAGCACTTGGATAAAGCAGCAAAACAGCGTATGGTTCTCATGTCAATAGATTCAAGGAAGGTTTGTTCAATGAATGTAAATCTCGATGGGATTCATCACGACAACTCTGTTGACCCACAAACAAAGTTGCTTAACCTCAAAGATTTCCACTGTCGGGAACAATtcaagatatataatatatttcactgCGACGGGTTATTGTTATGCATAACATGGGACAAAAGACTCGTGGTTTGGAACCCTTGTACTGGCCAAATCAGGTGGATCCCATTCTGTGATCGTTACAAGGAACACTCGGAGTTTGCCCTTGGATACGATAATAACAAGTCTTGCCAAACCTATAAAATCTTGAGATGCTGCTGGGATTTTCTTGCCGCAGAACCTCAAGATGTCGACTCTGGAGTctatgattttgagtctcattcTTGGAAGGATCTTAACGACGTGTTTCCCAATAACTGCAGAAGAATAATATCAAAGGGAGTGTCTTTGAAGGGGAATATTTATTGGATTGCCAAtatagatgatgaagaagatctcttacttagttttgatttttcaacaGAGAAGTATACGTGTTTATCTATTCGTTTTTGGAGTGGCCATCATGATTTTATTCCTACTACTCTCTCAGTTGTTAGAGAAGAACGACTGGTGGTATTGTATAGCAGCTATTCTCATCCACGAAAGATTGAGATATGGATGACGACACATGATAAGATTGATCAGGCCACACTTGTGTCGTGGAGCAAATTTTTATCACTGGAACTAGATGAGAATAATCCTCAGATGGATCTTTCATGTGACATAACTTTCTTTATCGACGAGGAGAAGAAAGCGGCCGTGTTATGCGATATGGAATGTATAAATAAGAGGGATACGGACATGGTATACATTGTTGGAGAGGAAAATCGGTTCATGAAAATTCCCCTAGGAGCAAATAGATGTTCTTTGGGTTCAGTTATTCACAATTATGTTCCAAGCTTGGTTCGAATCCAACAGGGTGGAGTCATGACACGAGAACGAAAAAGGAAAAATAGGCATTAG